From one Amycolatopsis sp. FDAARGOS 1241 genomic stretch:
- a CDS encoding MFS transporter has product MTTTTNAPVHPTDVSARPALASAGLVTVLLGAALPVIDFFIVNVALPTIDADLHASTATLELVVAAYGIAYAVLLVLGGRLGDAFGRRRLFLVGLALFTLTSLVCGLAPDALTLVFARAAQGAASALLLPQVLSIIQAGTSGAHRSRALGYYGAMGGISTVVGQLLGGVLVAADLWGTSWRPIFLVNVPIGLVGLLVARRTVPDSRAANPLGVDRWGTALLAASLLSLLVPLMEGSALGWPWWTVALLVLFPFAVLSFARIESRLEARGGMPLLPPALVRTANVRHGLVAAVPFFCGFGSFMFVYAVTLQDGLHLGPLGSGLALTPMAVAYFLTSLVSSHLVARFGRKVVPIGGTILALGLLVLAGSAWLAWPSLSVWQLAPAMVLIGVGNGLAMTTLFRVVLSRVPHDLAGIGGGVMTTTQQTSLALGVAVFGSLFAGLSTGPLRFEGAFVLVIALLAVVALVVTGLARRLPDPR; this is encoded by the coding sequence ATGACGACGACAACCAACGCGCCGGTGCACCCCACCGACGTGTCCGCCAGACCCGCCCTCGCCTCGGCGGGCCTGGTCACCGTGCTGCTGGGGGCGGCACTGCCGGTCATCGACTTCTTCATCGTCAACGTCGCCCTCCCCACCATCGATGCCGACCTGCACGCGTCCACCGCGACGCTGGAGCTGGTCGTGGCCGCGTACGGCATCGCGTACGCCGTGCTCCTCGTACTCGGCGGCCGCCTCGGCGACGCGTTCGGCCGCCGCCGGCTGTTCCTGGTCGGGCTGGCGCTGTTCACGCTGACGTCGCTGGTCTGCGGCCTCGCTCCCGACGCGCTGACGCTCGTGTTCGCCCGCGCCGCGCAGGGCGCAGCCTCGGCCCTGCTGCTGCCGCAGGTGCTGTCGATCATCCAGGCCGGCACTTCGGGTGCCCACCGCTCCCGCGCACTCGGCTACTACGGCGCAATGGGCGGCATTTCGACCGTCGTCGGCCAGCTGCTGGGCGGCGTGCTCGTGGCCGCGGACCTGTGGGGCACGAGCTGGCGGCCGATCTTCCTGGTCAACGTGCCGATCGGGCTCGTGGGGTTGCTCGTGGCCCGGCGCACCGTGCCGGACAGCCGCGCCGCGAACCCGCTGGGCGTCGACCGCTGGGGCACGGCGCTGCTCGCCGCGTCGCTGCTCTCGCTGCTGGTGCCGCTCATGGAAGGTTCCGCTCTCGGCTGGCCGTGGTGGACGGTCGCGCTGCTGGTGCTGTTCCCGTTCGCGGTGCTGAGCTTCGCGCGCATCGAGTCCCGGCTCGAAGCGCGGGGCGGCATGCCGCTGCTGCCGCCGGCCCTGGTCCGGACCGCGAACGTGCGCCACGGCCTGGTCGCCGCGGTCCCGTTCTTCTGCGGCTTCGGGTCCTTCATGTTCGTCTACGCCGTGACCTTGCAGGACGGCTTGCACCTCGGCCCGCTCGGCTCGGGGCTCGCGCTGACGCCGATGGCCGTGGCGTACTTCCTGACGTCACTGGTCAGCAGCCACCTGGTGGCCCGCTTCGGCCGCAAGGTCGTGCCCATCGGCGGGACGATTCTCGCGCTCGGCTTGCTGGTGCTGGCCGGTTCCGCGTGGCTGGCCTGGCCGTCGCTGTCGGTGTGGCAACTGGCCCCGGCGATGGTGCTCATCGGCGTCGGCAACGGCCTGGCCATGACCACCCTGTTCCGTGTCGTGCTGTCCCGCGTGCCCCACGACCTCGCCGGCATCGGCGGCGGCGTGATGACCACGACGCAGCAGACGTCGCTGGCACTGGGGGTGGCCGTGTTCGGGAGCCTGTTCGCGGGGCTGAGCACGGGGCCGCTTCGGTTCGAGGGGGCGTTTGTTCTGGTCATCGCACTGCTGGCAGTGGTGGCCCTGGTGGTGACGGGCTTGGCTCGGCGGCTGCCGGATCCTCGCTGA
- a CDS encoding DUF397 domain-containing protein: MAIAQPVVAVRDSKAPAGSLLVTEAAWRGLVSALQTAHES; the protein is encoded by the coding sequence GTGGCCATCGCTCAGCCGGTGGTCGCAGTGCGCGACTCCAAGGCCCCGGCTGGATCCCTGCTAGTCACCGAAGCGGCATGGCGTGGACTCGTGAGCGCCCTCCAAACCGCCCACGAGTCCTGA
- a CDS encoding DUF5753 domain-containing protein — protein sequence MGDRPEAEIAVRLRRQRRLAEVPPLALHEIIDESALLRSHCGSEELEHILTVGRLANVAVQVIPREVGSHSGLAGNFTVVSFPDPAEPDMAYVEYSFGSLQIEKDQEVRAARLMFEHLADLALDQEDSAALIKEMIARQ from the coding sequence GTGGGCGACCGGCCCGAGGCCGAGATCGCCGTGCGCCTCAGGCGTCAGCGCAGGCTCGCGGAAGTGCCACCGCTTGCTCTGCACGAAATCATCGATGAAAGCGCCTTGTTGCGGAGCCATTGCGGGAGCGAGGAGTTGGAGCACATCCTCACCGTTGGTCGACTCGCGAATGTCGCTGTGCAGGTGATTCCGAGGGAGGTGGGTTCGCACAGCGGTCTCGCCGGCAACTTCACTGTCGTGAGCTTTCCTGATCCCGCGGAGCCCGACATGGCCTATGTCGAGTACAGCTTCGGTTCATTGCAGATCGAAAAGGATCAGGAGGTTCGCGCTGCTAGGCTGATGTTTGAGCATCTCGCCGATCTTGCGCTGGACCAGGAAGACTCCGCCGCCCTGATCAAGGAAATGATTGCCAGGCAGTGA
- a CDS encoding RNA polymerase sigma factor encodes MTEPRVRPDPAFALLGLYESALPEVYGYLLARCGDRVLAEELTSETFLGAVAACRKESAPEVSTGWLIGVARHKLADHWRRKAREERGLRLVHDEHPEVEDPWDERLDALRARQVLESLGAHHQAVLTLRYVDGLPVGDVAACLGRTVNATEALLTRAKAAFRRSYEEKGGRDA; translated from the coding sequence GTGACGGAACCCCGCGTGAGACCGGACCCGGCCTTCGCGCTGCTCGGGCTGTACGAGTCCGCGCTGCCGGAGGTGTACGGGTACCTGCTCGCGCGGTGCGGGGACCGCGTGCTGGCCGAGGAGCTGACGTCGGAGACGTTCCTCGGGGCGGTGGCCGCCTGTCGCAAGGAGAGTGCGCCGGAGGTGAGCACCGGGTGGCTGATCGGCGTGGCCCGGCACAAGCTCGCCGATCACTGGCGGCGCAAGGCTCGCGAAGAGCGCGGCCTGCGGCTGGTGCACGACGAACACCCCGAGGTCGAGGACCCCTGGGACGAACGGCTCGACGCCCTGCGCGCGCGGCAGGTGCTCGAGTCGCTCGGAGCGCACCACCAGGCCGTGCTCACGCTGCGGTACGTCGACGGCCTGCCGGTCGGCGACGTCGCCGCCTGCCTGGGGCGCACGGTCAACGCCACGGAGGCGTTGCTGACCCGCGCCAAGGCAGCGTTCCGGCGCAGCTACGAGGAGAAGGGGGGCCGCGATGCCTGA
- a CDS encoding VOC family protein, whose protein sequence is MPEPFDALRLPSAPVDPDPAFAAELRDNLQRLILNGAEMTTTETPADERVRAIAPYLVVTDARAALDFYVEVFGARRRSDPIVMDDGRIGHAELAIGDSVLMLAEEFPELGNVVAPEGGPLIRVEVADARESARRAVERGAELLRPVEDRGYGLAGTLKDPYGQRWLIAQAAQTGKHDTPVARQGEAMYFTFQVPDDARAKTFYGGVLGWRFSPGSVPGAWGFEGPGLQGGLWGGPGRQVGWKLMYAVDDLTAALARVRDHGGTAGEVEHHPYGTTADCLDDQGIEFWLWERPHE, encoded by the coding sequence ATGCCTGAGCCGTTCGACGCGCTCCGCCTGCCCTCCGCTCCGGTCGATCCGGACCCGGCTTTCGCCGCGGAGCTGCGCGACAACCTGCAGCGCCTCATCCTGAACGGAGCCGAGATGACCACCACCGAAACCCCTGCCGACGAGCGGGTGCGCGCCATCGCGCCGTACCTGGTTGTCACCGACGCCCGCGCCGCGCTGGACTTTTACGTCGAGGTCTTCGGCGCCCGCCGCCGGTCCGATCCGATCGTGATGGACGACGGGCGCATCGGCCACGCCGAGCTCGCCATCGGCGACAGCGTGCTGATGCTCGCCGAAGAGTTCCCCGAGCTGGGCAACGTCGTGGCCCCCGAGGGCGGGCCGCTGATCCGCGTCGAAGTCGCCGACGCGCGCGAGTCGGCCCGTCGCGCCGTCGAGCGCGGTGCCGAGCTGCTGCGGCCGGTCGAGGACCGCGGCTACGGGCTCGCGGGCACCCTCAAGGACCCGTACGGCCAGCGGTGGCTGATCGCGCAGGCGGCACAGACCGGTAAGCACGACACCCCGGTCGCGCGCCAGGGCGAAGCCATGTACTTCACCTTCCAGGTGCCCGACGACGCGCGCGCCAAGACGTTCTACGGTGGCGTGCTCGGCTGGCGGTTCTCGCCGGGTTCGGTGCCCGGCGCGTGGGGCTTCGAAGGCCCCGGCCTTCAAGGTGGGCTGTGGGGCGGCCCGGGCCGGCAGGTCGGCTGGAAGCTGATGTACGCCGTCGACGACCTCACCGCCGCCCTCGCGCGGGTGCGCGACCACGGCGGCACGGCGGGCGAAGTCGAACACCACCCCTACGGCACGACCGCAGATTGCCTCGACGACCAGGGCATCGAGTTCTGGCTCTGGGAACGACCACACGAGTGA